GGGCGACACCCTCGCCTCCGCCCTCCTTGCCAACGGCGTCATCCAGACCGGCACCAGCATCAAACTGGGCCGCCCCCGCGGCATCTTCTCGGCCGGCGTCGAGGAACCCAACGCGGTCGTCCAGATCGAGGAACCGTTCCCCGAGCCCATGCTCCCGGCCACCACCGTCGAGCTCTACGACGGCCTCGTCGCAACCAGCCTCCCCGGCCAGGGCCGCCTCGCCACCGAACCGGACCCGGCCCGCTACGACGCCGTGCACACCCACTGCGACCTCCTGGTCGTCGGCGCGGGCCCGGCCGGCCTCGCCGCGGCGGCCGCCGCCGCCCGCTCGGGCGCCCGCGTCATCCTCGCCGACGACCAGCCGGAGCTCGGCGGCAGCCTCCTCGGCACCGGCGAACTCCCCGACTGGGTGGCCGAGACGACCGCCCGGCTGGAAGCCGCCCCCGACGTACGCGTCCTGCGCCGCACCACGGTCTTCGGCTACTACGACGACAACCACCTGCTCGCCGTCGAGCGCCGCACCAACCACCTCGGCGCCGCGGCTCCCGAGAAGACCGCCCGGGAACGCGTCCACCGCATCCGGGCCCGCCACGTCGTCCTCGCCACCGGCGCCCACGAACGCTCGCTGGCCTTCGCGGACAACGACCGGCCCGGGGTGATGCTGGCCGCTTCGGCCCGCACCTACGTCAACCGGCACGGCGTGCTGCCCGGCCGCCACGCGGTGGTCTTCACCACCAACGACAGCGCCTACCCGGTGGTGCTGGACCTCGCCGCGGCGGGCGTCACCATCGAGGCCGTGGTCGACACCCGTCCCGAGCCGGGGGAGTGGGCCGAGCGCACCCGCCGGGCCGGCATCGAGGTGCTGACGGGCCATGCCGTCACCGCCACGGACGGCGCCCCCCGTATCACCGCCGTGACCGTCGCGCCGTACGGGGAGACGACAGGGCGACGGGAGTTCGCCGCCGACCTGCTGCTGGTCTCCGGCGGCTGGAACCCGGTCGCGCACCTGTTCAGCCAGGCGGGCGGCAAGCTCCGCTACGACGAGGAGCTCGGCAGCTTCGTACCCGACACCTCCCGCCAGGCCGTGGAGGTCGCCGGCGCCGCGAGCGGCGTCCTCGACCTGGCCCGAGCTCTCGCGCAGGGAGCGGCTGCCGGAGCCCGCGCGATCGAGGCCGAGGGCTACACCTCCGAGGCGCCCCGCCTGCCGCAGGTGGCGGCGCAGCCCGAGACGCCCCCCATGCGGGTCTTCACCGTCCCGGGCCGGGAGGACGCCCCGCGCTTCGTCGACCTCCAACGCGACGTCACCGTCGACGACCTGGCCCGTGCGACCGGCGCCGGAATGCGCTCGGTGGAGCACACCAAGCGCTACACCACGGCCGGCACCGCCAACGACCAGGGCAAGACCTCAGGCGTCCTCGCCAGTGGCGTCGTCGCCGAACTGCTCGGCGTGGACATCTCCGCGCTCGGCACGACCACGTTCCGGCCCCCGTACACCCCCGTCTCCTTCGCCGCCCTCGCCGGCCGCGACCGCGGCGTGCTGAGCGACCCGGTCCGCACGACCGCCCTGCACGAGTGGCATGTCGCACAGGGCGCTCTCTTCGAGAACGTCGGCCAGTGGAAGCGGCCCTGGTACTACCGGCGGGACGGCGAGGACAGGGAGACGGCCGTGCTGCGCGAGTGCGCCGCCGCCCGTGAGGGCGTCGCCTTCATGGACGCCTCGACCCTCGGCAAGATCGATGTCCTGGGCCCGGACGCCGCCGTCTTCCTCGACCTGCTCTACACCAACATGATGAGCACCCTCAAGGTCGGCATGATCCGCTACGGAGTGATGTGCCGCCCGGACGGGATGGTCTTCGACGACGGCACCGTCATCCGCCTCGACCAGGACCGTTACCTGGTCACCACCACGACGGGCAACGCCGCCACCGTGCTGGACTGGATGGAGGAGTGGCTCCAGACGGAGTGGCCCGAGCTCAAGGTCCACTGCACCTCCGTGACCG
The Streptomyces tuirus genome window above contains:
- a CDS encoding sarcosine oxidase subunit alpha family protein, which produces MLLIPCPWCGPRDEAEFHYGGQAHVPYPEDPASLTDEEWARYLFFRDNPRGPFAERWSHAAGCRRWFNAVRDTSTNEILTVYRAGEERPETVEARSVAPQPRPAIPARPAFEDEAVQADTGAWGQSPQRDPGAEPLVSGRGGVGENTQPFRHPTRGLIHRDEPLTFTFDGTEYQGYRGDTLASALLANGVIQTGTSIKLGRPRGIFSAGVEEPNAVVQIEEPFPEPMLPATTVELYDGLVATSLPGQGRLATEPDPARYDAVHTHCDLLVVGAGPAGLAAAAAAARSGARVILADDQPELGGSLLGTGELPDWVAETTARLEAAPDVRVLRRTTVFGYYDDNHLLAVERRTNHLGAAAPEKTARERVHRIRARHVVLATGAHERSLAFADNDRPGVMLAASARTYVNRHGVLPGRHAVVFTTNDSAYPVVLDLAAAGVTIEAVVDTRPEPGEWAERTRRAGIEVLTGHAVTATDGAPRITAVTVAPYGETTGRREFAADLLLVSGGWNPVAHLFSQAGGKLRYDEELGSFVPDTSRQAVEVAGAASGVLDLARALAQGAAAGARAIEAEGYTSEAPRLPQVAAQPETPPMRVFTVPGREDAPRFVDLQRDVTVDDLARATGAGMRSVEHTKRYTTAGTANDQGKTSGVLASGVVAELLGVDISALGTTTFRPPYTPVSFAALAGRDRGVLSDPVRTTALHEWHVAQGALFENVGQWKRPWYYRRDGEDRETAVLRECAAAREGVAFMDASTLGKIDVLGPDAAVFLDLLYTNMMSTLKVGMIRYGVMCRPDGMVFDDGTVIRLDQDRYLVTTTTGNAATVLDWMEEWLQTEWPELKVHCTSVTEQWATVALVGPKSREVLGSLAPRLAVANEDFPFMAWRDTTVAGIEARVCRISFSGELAYEINVSPWEALALWEALYQAGEPYGITPYGTETMHVLRAEKGYPIVGQDTDGTVTPQDLGMSWAVSKKKPDFIGKRSFARADTVRPDRKHLVGLLPEDPGTFLPEGTHLVADSVLPAPPVPMLGHVTSSYRSAALGRTFALALVKGGRERIGERLYAPVGDRLVPVTVASPVLYDPEGARRHG